In a genomic window of Erigeron canadensis isolate Cc75 chromosome 5, C_canadensis_v1, whole genome shotgun sequence:
- the LOC122599581 gene encoding uncharacterized protein At2g24330-like, with translation MAEEKVDIDEEKKNKRGGSIWSRVWNGIFRLKNNGDDFEKRLKYISKEEATLLARMKRRSSTWRSTARNLILFSVLLEFVVLAYAIITTRTVGLDWQMRALRVLPIFLLPAVSSLLYWALFRFTRMRDGRDQKTLDRLRAERQAKIDELKERTNYYTTQQLIQKYDPDPAAKAAAASVLASKLGADSGPKVFLGDESPHSPEATGKSHDVEPLKSSGLRKRNTSEATFKGGNDMEMLSYVEDEVSPHGQVVVEHHNPAAFGSQDGGWLARLAQLLVGEDPSQSYALICGNCHMHNGLARKEDFPFITYYCPRCHALNRPRNSVPSSPNTNTHVVTSPNTTTHAVTSPTMEGSDVSLIKQNSGSMKTSPISSPVAEALYMSEKLSATNSLVSEVVHMSQKVSATSTPVADDVHMSDKVSASSSLTGEMEASEKIVAV, from the exons atggcGGAAGAAAAAGTAGATATagatgaagaaaagaagaaTAAAAGAGGAGGAAGTATTTGGTCAAGAGTATGGAATGGAATATTTAGGTTAAAAAATAATGGTGATGATTTTGAGAAACGCttgaaatatatatctaaagaaGAAGCTACACTTTTAGCTCGAATGAAAAGGCGATCCTCTACTTGGCGATCAACCGCCCGGAATCTAATCCTTTTCTCCGTTTTACTCgag TTCGTGGTATTGGCTTATGCTATAATTACAACAAGAACGGTGGGCTTGGACTGGCAAATGAGGGCATTGCGAGTTCTACCTATATTTCTTTTGCCTGCTGTATCATCGCTTTTGTACTGGGCACTATTTAGATTCACAAGAATGC GCGATGGCAGGGATCAGAAAACTTTAGATAGGCTTCGGGCTGAAAGGCAAGCGAAAATTGATGAACTTAAAGAAAGAACTAATTATTATACTACTCAGCAACTCATTCAG AAATATGACCCTGACCCAGCTGCGAAGGCAGCTGCTGCATCTGTACTTGCATCCAAATTGGGTGCAGATTCAGGGCCTAAAGTGTTTCTAGGAGATGAATCGCCACATTCTCCTGAAGCTACAGGGAAGAGCCATGATGTTGAGCCTTTGAAATCAAGTGGTCTTAGGAAACGAAATACATCAGAAGCCACATTTAAAGGAGGCAATGACATGGAAATGCTTTCGTATGTGGAAGATGAGGTATCTCCACATGGTCAGGTTGTCGTTGAACATCACAACCCTGCTGCTTTTGGATCTCAAGATGGGGGTTGGCTTGCTCGACTTGCTCAATTGCTTGTAGGGGAGGACCCCTCACAATCTTATGCACTTATATGTGGCAATTGCCATATGCATAATG GTCTTGCAAGGAAAGAGGATTTCCCATTCATTACATACTATTGTCCCCGGTGTCATGCTCTGAACAGACCAAGAAACTCAGTCCCCAGTTCTCCAAATACCAATACCCATGTTGTTACGTCTCCAAATACCACCACCCATGCTGTTACATCTCCAACAATGGAAGGATCGGATGTTAGTTTGATTAAACAAAATAGCGGATCAATGAAAACATCCCCTATTAGCAGTCCCGTAGCAGAAGCCCTGTATATGAGTGAGAAATTATCTGCTACCAACAGTCTCGTATCAGAAGTCGTACATATGAGTCAGAAAGTATCTGCAACCAGCACTCCCGTGGCAGATGACGTGCACATGAGTGACAAAGTATCTGCCTCTAGCAGTCTCACGGGTGAGATGGAAGCAAGCGAGAAAATAGTTGCTGTGTAG
- the LOC122599233 gene encoding transcription factor IIIA-like isoform X1 — protein MGEETEIEKKNRVVIFRDIRRYSCEYCGIVRSKKSIITSHILSHHQDKIEEQKGDEEELEKKGGKMNVCEECGASFRKPAHLRQHMSSHSFERPFTCQVDGCNSSYRRKDHLNRHIVQHHGESSDSPTKKCKSKSSVQGDKTEHARKTHDDSNTNDHKQHVCLEPGCGKAFKYASQLRKHEGSHVRLETVEVLCGEPGCMKYFANDQCLKAHFQTCHQHINCEICGCKQLRKSIKRHLRTHEKAVPKERIKCSFDGCDLTFSTGSNLQQHIKAAHLQQKPFVCSFSDCGMRFSYKHVRDKHEKTSRHVYTVGDFVDSDEQFQSRPRGGMKRKLPPMIDILMRKRIAPPAQSDQLHGSDYISWLLGGDED, from the exons atgggggAAGAAACAGAAATAGAGAAGAAGAATAGAGTAGTAATATTTAGAGATATAAGAAGATATAGTTGTGAATACTGCGGTATTGTTCGCTCTAAAAAATCTATTATTACTTCTCACATCCTTTCTCATCATCAG GATAAAATTGAAGAGCAAAAAGGCGATGAAGAAGAGTTGGAAAAAAAGGGTGGGAAGATGAATGTTTGTGAGGAATGTGGAGCTTCATTTCGAAAGCCGGCTCATTTGAGGCAACATATGTCAAGCCATTCATTTGAg AGGCCCTTTACTTGTCAGGTTGACGGCTGCAACTCTAGTTATCGTAGAAAGGATCATTTGAATCGCCATATTGTCCAACACCATGGGGAAAGTTCTGATTCTCCTACTAAAAAATGCAAGAGCAAATCTTCTGTTCAAGGGGACAAAACAGAGCATGCGAGAAAAACACATGATGATTCTAACACGAACGATCATAAGCAACATGTATGTTTGGAACCTGGGTGTGGAAAAGCTTTTAAGTATGCATCACAGTTAAGAAAGCATGAAGGCTCTCATG TTAGATTGGAAACAGTAGAGGTGTTATGTGGGGAGCCTGGCTGTATGAAATATTTTGCCAATGACCAATGTCTAAAGGCTCACTTCCAGACCTGTCATCAGCACATTAACTGTGAGATATGTGGCTGCAAGCAACTCAGGAAGAGTATTAAACGCCATCTCCGAACACATGAGAAAGCAGTTCCTAAGGAGAGGATCAAATGCAGTTTTGATGGATGTGACCTTACCTTCTCAACT GGTTCGAATCTTCAACAGCATATAAAAGCTGCACATCTTCAACAGAAACCATTTGTATGTAGCTTTTCTGACTGTGGTATGAGATTTTCATACAAACATGTGAGAGATAAGCATGAGAAAACCAGTCGTCATGTTTACACAGTG GGAGATTTTGTTGATTCCGATGAGCAATTTCAGTCAAGGCCAAGAGGTGGTATGAAGAGGAAATTGCCACCCATGATAGACATCCTTATGAGAAAGAGAATAGCTCCGCCTGCCCAATCTGATCAATTACATGGCTCTGACTACATCTCTTGGTTACTTGGGGGAGATGAAGATTAA
- the LOC122599233 gene encoding transcription factor IIIA-like isoform X2, with translation MGEETEIEKKNRVVIFRDIRRYSCEYCGIVRSKKSIITSHILSHHQDKIEEQKGDEEELEKKGGKMNVCEECGASFRKPAHLRQHMSSHSFERPFTCQVDGCNSSYRRKDHLNRHIVQHHGESSDSPTKKCKSKSSVQGDKTEHARKTHDDSNTNDHKQHVCLEPGCGKAFKYASQLRKHEGSHVRLETVEVLCGEPGCMKYFANDQCLKAHFQTCHQHINCEICGCKQLRKSIKRHLRTHEKAVPKERIKCSFDGCDLTFSTGSNLQQHIKAAHLQQKPFVCSFSDCGMRFSYKHVRDKHEKTSRHVYTVIVVLLGRFC, from the exons atgggggAAGAAACAGAAATAGAGAAGAAGAATAGAGTAGTAATATTTAGAGATATAAGAAGATATAGTTGTGAATACTGCGGTATTGTTCGCTCTAAAAAATCTATTATTACTTCTCACATCCTTTCTCATCATCAG GATAAAATTGAAGAGCAAAAAGGCGATGAAGAAGAGTTGGAAAAAAAGGGTGGGAAGATGAATGTTTGTGAGGAATGTGGAGCTTCATTTCGAAAGCCGGCTCATTTGAGGCAACATATGTCAAGCCATTCATTTGAg AGGCCCTTTACTTGTCAGGTTGACGGCTGCAACTCTAGTTATCGTAGAAAGGATCATTTGAATCGCCATATTGTCCAACACCATGGGGAAAGTTCTGATTCTCCTACTAAAAAATGCAAGAGCAAATCTTCTGTTCAAGGGGACAAAACAGAGCATGCGAGAAAAACACATGATGATTCTAACACGAACGATCATAAGCAACATGTATGTTTGGAACCTGGGTGTGGAAAAGCTTTTAAGTATGCATCACAGTTAAGAAAGCATGAAGGCTCTCATG TTAGATTGGAAACAGTAGAGGTGTTATGTGGGGAGCCTGGCTGTATGAAATATTTTGCCAATGACCAATGTCTAAAGGCTCACTTCCAGACCTGTCATCAGCACATTAACTGTGAGATATGTGGCTGCAAGCAACTCAGGAAGAGTATTAAACGCCATCTCCGAACACATGAGAAAGCAGTTCCTAAGGAGAGGATCAAATGCAGTTTTGATGGATGTGACCTTACCTTCTCAACT GGTTCGAATCTTCAACAGCATATAAAAGCTGCACATCTTCAACAGAAACCATTTGTATGTAGCTTTTCTGACTGTGGTATGAGATTTTCATACAAACATGTGAGAGATAAGCATGAGAAAACCAGTCGTCATGTTTACACAGTG ATTGTTGTTCTTTTAGGGAGATTTTGTTGA
- the LOC122599233 gene encoding transcription factor IIIA-like isoform X3: MRDFDWISIRKGDLLRSSIKWSPSRSERPFTCQVDGCNSSYRRKDHLNRHIVQHHGESSDSPTKKCKSKSSVQGDKTEHARKTHDDSNTNDHKQHVCLEPGCGKAFKYASQLRKHEGSHVRLETVEVLCGEPGCMKYFANDQCLKAHFQTCHQHINCEICGCKQLRKSIKRHLRTHEKAVPKERIKCSFDGCDLTFSTGSNLQQHIKAAHLQQKPFVCSFSDCGMRFSYKHVRDKHEKTSRHVYTVGDFVDSDEQFQSRPRGGMKRKLPPMIDILMRKRIAPPAQSDQLHGSDYISWLLGGDED; the protein is encoded by the exons ATGCGAGACTTTGATTGGATTAGTATCAGGAAGGGGGACCTCCTGAGAAGCTCCATCAAGTGGTCTCCATCACGCTCTGAA AGGCCCTTTACTTGTCAGGTTGACGGCTGCAACTCTAGTTATCGTAGAAAGGATCATTTGAATCGCCATATTGTCCAACACCATGGGGAAAGTTCTGATTCTCCTACTAAAAAATGCAAGAGCAAATCTTCTGTTCAAGGGGACAAAACAGAGCATGCGAGAAAAACACATGATGATTCTAACACGAACGATCATAAGCAACATGTATGTTTGGAACCTGGGTGTGGAAAAGCTTTTAAGTATGCATCACAGTTAAGAAAGCATGAAGGCTCTCATG TTAGATTGGAAACAGTAGAGGTGTTATGTGGGGAGCCTGGCTGTATGAAATATTTTGCCAATGACCAATGTCTAAAGGCTCACTTCCAGACCTGTCATCAGCACATTAACTGTGAGATATGTGGCTGCAAGCAACTCAGGAAGAGTATTAAACGCCATCTCCGAACACATGAGAAAGCAGTTCCTAAGGAGAGGATCAAATGCAGTTTTGATGGATGTGACCTTACCTTCTCAACT GGTTCGAATCTTCAACAGCATATAAAAGCTGCACATCTTCAACAGAAACCATTTGTATGTAGCTTTTCTGACTGTGGTATGAGATTTTCATACAAACATGTGAGAGATAAGCATGAGAAAACCAGTCGTCATGTTTACACAGTG GGAGATTTTGTTGATTCCGATGAGCAATTTCAGTCAAGGCCAAGAGGTGGTATGAAGAGGAAATTGCCACCCATGATAGACATCCTTATGAGAAAGAGAATAGCTCCGCCTGCCCAATCTGATCAATTACATGGCTCTGACTACATCTCTTGGTTACTTGGGGGAGATGAAGATTAA
- the LOC122600141 gene encoding increased DNA methylation 1-like isoform X1, translating to MMGQYYKSIKMFLSRGIKELQDDGFEGSLDENYIFKDVFLGHEDDRSSKKCLVTGAINFETDDNKPKDVSFPQNSERSVMTSQHDSMRREEHTEEFVEVKRRKVSVLEDCSTKSNLEKVVNSVESCLCQPDSIVTCRLVESSVNGVKSRCYLLKGHIGDRDAEKCRLYCSDTSSTRVNSVIKVNDSPASQESYVSKLLVNSPKPVKSFRKIRKYSSFLELDEDEFSESITRLTSKKTIHKHGSRRKLSFHSFDNRSKKLKLKLKSKFKKSAKREKGGKGNSRVRNVQKRYKNRKSGCRLLPRKHDLEENWSCHGVRTVLSWLIDFGIIQIKEVIQYRNPRDNSVVKDGLITRDGIMCRCCEKVFSVSKFKRHAGFSLNCPCLNLYMESGKAYNLCQLEAWSTEYEVKKGIKHPVHIEDIDKNDDSCGLCGDGGLLICCDNCPSTFHQACLAVQDIPEGDWYCSSCSCWSCGDLVVNTEASILGVLKCLQCRHKYHENCVRMKELGTGTIPSTWFCGESCKEVHLGLDSRVGIMNTISDGYSWTLLRCTHGDQKALSAQHFVSLKVECNLKLAVALTIMEECFLPMVDHRTGIDMISHVLYNLGSEVTRLDYEGFYTMILEKDDLLLSVASIRIHGIGVAELPLIATCSKYQRQGMCRRLMNAIEELLKSLKIEKLVLSAIPSLVDTWTNSFGFMHLEVEEKKTLSKTNMMVFPGTVWLKKPIYQGSFQSIPKKTIASHHNFDHEEYRMMQPSCKGLFQIDQNQNDDLKLSSEGDRIMQTSCKGLFQIDRNQNDDLKLSREDKMMQTSCKELFRDDRNQNDDLKLSREEHSRFERISSEMVCGVN from the exons ATGATGGGGCAATACTACAAGTCCATAAAGATGTTTCTGAGTCGGGGTATCAAGGAATTGCAAGATGATGGTTTCGAAGGTTCACTAGACGAAAATTACATCTTCAAAGACGTGTTTTTGGGGCATGAAGATGACAGAAGTAGTAAAAAGTGCCTTGTAACTGGAGCAATCAATTTTGAAACTGATGATAATAAACCTAAAGACGTATCATTTCCACAAAATAGTGAGCGTTCGGTTATGACAAGTCAGCATGACTCGATGAGACGGGAGGAGCATACCGAAGAGTTTGTTGAAGTTAAGAGAAGGAAGGTATCAGTTCTAGAAGATTGTAGCACTAAATCTAATTTAGAGAAGGTAGTTAATTCTGTTGAATCTTGTTTGTGCCAACCGGATTCGATTGTAACATGTCGCCTGGTTGAATCATCTGTTAACGGTGTCAAATCCAGATGCTATTTGCTTAAAGGACATATCGGGGATCGGGATGCCGAAAAATGTAGGTTATACTGTTCTGACACGAGTTCTACAAGAGTAAATAGTGTAATTAAGGTTAATGATTCACCTGCTTCACAAGAGAGTTATGTTAGCAAGCTTTTAGTTAACAGCCCAAAACCTGTTAAAAGTTTCAGGAAAATAAGGAAATATTCTTCCTTTTTGGAACTTGATGAAGATGAGTTTAGTGAGAGTATCACGCGCCTAACATCgaaaaaaacaatacataaacATGGAAGTCGCAGAAAACTGTCCTTTCACTCTTTTGATAACCGTAGCAAGAAGttgaagttgaaattgaagtcaaaattcaagaaatcgGCCAAACGTGAAAAGGGTGGAAAAGGGAATTCTCGTGTTAGAAATGTCCAAAAAAGGTACAAAAATCGAAAAAGTGGTTGCAGGTTGCTTCCACGTAAGCATGATCTGGAAGAGAATTGGTCTTGCCATGGTGTCAGAACGGTATTATCTTGGTTAATAGATTTTGGGATTATTCAAATCAAGGAAGTTATCCAGTACAGGAACCCCCGGGACAATTCAGTGGTGAAGGATGGTTTAATTACCCGAGATGGTATTATGTGTCGGTGTTGTGAGAAGGTGTTTTCTGTCTCTAAGTTTAAGCGTCATGCAGGTTTTAGCTTAAATTGTCCATGTTTGAATCTTTATATGGAATCTGGAAAGGCTTACAATTTGTGCCAGTTGGAAGCTTGGTCAACCGAATATGAAGTCAAAAAAGGAATCAAACACCCTGTACATATTGAAGACATTGACAAAAATGATGATAGTTGTGGGCTGTGTGGGGATGGAGGTTTGCTGATATGCTGTGATAACTGCCCATCAACCTTTCATCAAGCGTGCTTGGCTGTGCAG GATATACCTGAAGGGGATTGGTATTGTTCAAGTTGCTCTTGCTGGAGTTGTGGGGATTTGGTTGTGAATACTGAAGCCTCAATCTTGGGTGTTCTGAAATGTTTGCAGTGCAGGCATAAAT ACCACGAGAACTGTGTGAGGATGAAGGAGCTTGGAACTGGAACAATACCTTCTACTTGGTTTTGTGGTGAAAGTTGTAAGGAG GTTCACTTAGGACTTGATTCACGGGTTGGAATTATGAATACCATCTCTGATGGCTACTCATGGACGCTTTTAAGGTGCACTCATGGAGACCAAAAGGCTCTTTCTGCTCAACATTTTGTTTCTCTCAAGGTGGAATGCAATTTGAAACTAGCTGTTGCCCTCACAATCATGGAAGAGTGCTTTCTTCCCATGGTGGATCATAGAACTGGCATCGATATGATATCGCATGTACTATACAACCTAGG ATCAGAAGTCACACGTCTTGATTATGAGGGATTCTACACAATGATCTTGGAAAAAGATGACTTGCTACTAAGTGTAGCATCCATAAG GATCCATGGGATAGGAGTTGCAGAGTTGCCCCTCATTGCAACATGCAGCAAATATCAGCGCCAAGGAATGTGTAGGCGTCTCATGAATGCTATTGAAGAG CTGCTAAAATCCTTAAAGATCGAGAAGCTGGTGCTGTCCGCCATCCCTAGTTTAGTTGACACATGGACAAATAGTTTTGGTTTCATGCACTTGGAAgttgaagaaaagaaaacattgAGCAAAACCAACATGATGGTGTTCCCAGGAACAGTATGGCTCAAGAAGCCCATCTACCAAGGGTCGTTCCAGA GTATTCCAAAGAAGACCATAGCTTCACATCACAATTTTGATCATGAAGAATATAGGATGATGCAGCCCAGCTGCAAGGGGTTGTTTCAAATTGATCAAAACcaaaatgatgatttgaagCTCTCGAGTGAAGGAGATAGGATAATGCAGACCAGTTGCAAAGGGTTGTTTCAAATTGATCGAAACcaaaatgatgatttgaagCTCTCGCGTGAAGATAAGATGATGCAAACTAGCTGCAAGGAGTTGTTTAGAGATGATCGAAACCAAAACGATGATTTGAAGCTCTCAAGGGAAGAACATTCTAGATTTGAGAGAATTTCCAGTGAAATGGTTTGTGGCGTAAACTGA
- the LOC122600141 gene encoding increased DNA methylation 1-like isoform X2, which produces MMGQYYKSIKMFLSRGIKELQDDGFEGSLDENYIFKDVFLGHEDDRSSKKCLVTGAINFETDDNKPKDVSFPQNSERSVMTSQHDSMRREEHTEEFVEVKRRKVSVLEDCSTKSNLEKVVNSVESCLCQPDSIVTCRLVESSVNGVKSRCYLLKGHIGDRDAEKCRLYCSDTSSTRVNSVIKVNDSPASQESYVSKLLVNSPKPVKSFRKIRKYSSFLELDEDEFSESITRLTSKKTIHKHGSRRKLSFHSFDNRSKKLKLKLKSKFKKSAKREKGGKGNSRVRNVQKRYKNRKSGCRLLPRKHDLEENWSCHGVRTVLSWLIDFGIIQIKEVIQYRNPRDNSVVKDGLITRDGIMCRCCEKVFSVSKFKRHAGFSLNCPCLNLYMESGKAYNLCQLEAWSTEYEVKKGIKHPVHIEDIDKNDDSCGLCGDGGLLICCDNCPSTFHQACLAVQDIPEGDWYCSSCSCWSCGDLVVNTEASILGVLKCLQCRHKYHENCVRMKELGTGTIPSTWFCGESCKEVHLGLDSRVGIMNTISDGYSWTLLRCTHGDQKALSAQHFVSLKVECNLKLAVALTIMEECFLPMVDHRTGIDMISHVLYNLGSEVTRLDYEGFYTMILEKDDLLLSVASIRIHGIGVAELPLIATCSKYQRQGMCRRLMNAIEELLKSLKIEKLVLSAIPSLVDTWTNSFGFMHLEVEEKKTLSKTNMMVFPGTVWLKKPIYQGSFQKYRMMQPSCKGLFQIDQNQNDDLKLSSEGDRIMQTSCKGLFQIDRNQNDDLKLSREDKMMQTSCKELFRDDRNQNDDLKLSREEHSRFERISSEMVCGVN; this is translated from the exons ATGATGGGGCAATACTACAAGTCCATAAAGATGTTTCTGAGTCGGGGTATCAAGGAATTGCAAGATGATGGTTTCGAAGGTTCACTAGACGAAAATTACATCTTCAAAGACGTGTTTTTGGGGCATGAAGATGACAGAAGTAGTAAAAAGTGCCTTGTAACTGGAGCAATCAATTTTGAAACTGATGATAATAAACCTAAAGACGTATCATTTCCACAAAATAGTGAGCGTTCGGTTATGACAAGTCAGCATGACTCGATGAGACGGGAGGAGCATACCGAAGAGTTTGTTGAAGTTAAGAGAAGGAAGGTATCAGTTCTAGAAGATTGTAGCACTAAATCTAATTTAGAGAAGGTAGTTAATTCTGTTGAATCTTGTTTGTGCCAACCGGATTCGATTGTAACATGTCGCCTGGTTGAATCATCTGTTAACGGTGTCAAATCCAGATGCTATTTGCTTAAAGGACATATCGGGGATCGGGATGCCGAAAAATGTAGGTTATACTGTTCTGACACGAGTTCTACAAGAGTAAATAGTGTAATTAAGGTTAATGATTCACCTGCTTCACAAGAGAGTTATGTTAGCAAGCTTTTAGTTAACAGCCCAAAACCTGTTAAAAGTTTCAGGAAAATAAGGAAATATTCTTCCTTTTTGGAACTTGATGAAGATGAGTTTAGTGAGAGTATCACGCGCCTAACATCgaaaaaaacaatacataaacATGGAAGTCGCAGAAAACTGTCCTTTCACTCTTTTGATAACCGTAGCAAGAAGttgaagttgaaattgaagtcaaaattcaagaaatcgGCCAAACGTGAAAAGGGTGGAAAAGGGAATTCTCGTGTTAGAAATGTCCAAAAAAGGTACAAAAATCGAAAAAGTGGTTGCAGGTTGCTTCCACGTAAGCATGATCTGGAAGAGAATTGGTCTTGCCATGGTGTCAGAACGGTATTATCTTGGTTAATAGATTTTGGGATTATTCAAATCAAGGAAGTTATCCAGTACAGGAACCCCCGGGACAATTCAGTGGTGAAGGATGGTTTAATTACCCGAGATGGTATTATGTGTCGGTGTTGTGAGAAGGTGTTTTCTGTCTCTAAGTTTAAGCGTCATGCAGGTTTTAGCTTAAATTGTCCATGTTTGAATCTTTATATGGAATCTGGAAAGGCTTACAATTTGTGCCAGTTGGAAGCTTGGTCAACCGAATATGAAGTCAAAAAAGGAATCAAACACCCTGTACATATTGAAGACATTGACAAAAATGATGATAGTTGTGGGCTGTGTGGGGATGGAGGTTTGCTGATATGCTGTGATAACTGCCCATCAACCTTTCATCAAGCGTGCTTGGCTGTGCAG GATATACCTGAAGGGGATTGGTATTGTTCAAGTTGCTCTTGCTGGAGTTGTGGGGATTTGGTTGTGAATACTGAAGCCTCAATCTTGGGTGTTCTGAAATGTTTGCAGTGCAGGCATAAAT ACCACGAGAACTGTGTGAGGATGAAGGAGCTTGGAACTGGAACAATACCTTCTACTTGGTTTTGTGGTGAAAGTTGTAAGGAG GTTCACTTAGGACTTGATTCACGGGTTGGAATTATGAATACCATCTCTGATGGCTACTCATGGACGCTTTTAAGGTGCACTCATGGAGACCAAAAGGCTCTTTCTGCTCAACATTTTGTTTCTCTCAAGGTGGAATGCAATTTGAAACTAGCTGTTGCCCTCACAATCATGGAAGAGTGCTTTCTTCCCATGGTGGATCATAGAACTGGCATCGATATGATATCGCATGTACTATACAACCTAGG ATCAGAAGTCACACGTCTTGATTATGAGGGATTCTACACAATGATCTTGGAAAAAGATGACTTGCTACTAAGTGTAGCATCCATAAG GATCCATGGGATAGGAGTTGCAGAGTTGCCCCTCATTGCAACATGCAGCAAATATCAGCGCCAAGGAATGTGTAGGCGTCTCATGAATGCTATTGAAGAG CTGCTAAAATCCTTAAAGATCGAGAAGCTGGTGCTGTCCGCCATCCCTAGTTTAGTTGACACATGGACAAATAGTTTTGGTTTCATGCACTTGGAAgttgaagaaaagaaaacattgAGCAAAACCAACATGATGGTGTTCCCAGGAACAGTATGGCTCAAGAAGCCCATCTACCAAGGGTCGTTCCAGA AATATAGGATGATGCAGCCCAGCTGCAAGGGGTTGTTTCAAATTGATCAAAACcaaaatgatgatttgaagCTCTCGAGTGAAGGAGATAGGATAATGCAGACCAGTTGCAAAGGGTTGTTTCAAATTGATCGAAACcaaaatgatgatttgaagCTCTCGCGTGAAGATAAGATGATGCAAACTAGCTGCAAGGAGTTGTTTAGAGATGATCGAAACCAAAACGATGATTTGAAGCTCTCAAGGGAAGAACATTCTAGATTTGAGAGAATTTCCAGTGAAATGGTTTGTGGCGTAAACTGA